The sequence GTTGTAGCATTTATGAGCAGGCTAAACCTCGACAGCTATGACTggtttctcattttatttgattgGTGTAAAGCTATGTGtgtccactagagggcagcatttgctaaccacacacacaaactcggTCTGTATTCAATTTAGAGTGAAACCCCACCACACCCCCCACAGTTTCCTCGCAGTCACATGTTCAGGCTTTATGATGTATGAATGAAGGAACTAATTTATAGACTGTCATGATTTCTCACCGTATTGGTCACGGTCTACGCTCTTCTACACATTCCAGTGTTTGCCTGGCTCAGCTGACTGAGTGTCACATGAGAACTCAATGCACAGATATTCCCACCCGTGATGATGAAGGAATGCCCTGTTCAAGTGGCACTTCTCATAATCTCATTAAAAGACTTGTCTGGCTAGCTCGATTTCACACATTGTGTCTTTTAATCAGTCAGAGCACAATTCATAGCATAGTAGACATATGGATTTTATTCAGAAAGTTAGCGGAGGTTCGAAAAATTGTCAAGTGCTATAAAGTGGAACTGTtgggttccagaagtaaaaatcccattcattttctccatatggAAATTAGTTTTTAATGATAACTTAGAAATCGTTAACAGATAGACCTACTGTAAGTTACTGTGGATGTTAGACCTACTGTGGATGTTAATCGATGGTGTATTCTTTTGTTGAAGCCAGAAGCTtgcattatttcaaaatattttttaaaatggtctaACAGTGGGAATGCTGGTCagaaactacattacccatgattcttaaaaaaaatctctaccaatcaaagaatcaaaatcttaaaatatatatccatattttgctataaactgaaaatatattatttccatataaTCAGCATgtagaataattattttataattttctgtcATTTCTATTTAATTGTCATGcacagtgcttcatgggattgttgTAGTTCTTTTCCTCATTAAAGCTGTAAAGTTTACAGTCTTGTCTTTTTGtaagattttcaaatacttttttgcttcaaatcaaagtttgttatGTTGTGATTCTCCTCGTAGCtggtttgtttgatttgtgaCTCATAACTCTTTAACATCTTAAATCTCTATGGGAAAGATGCTTCTAGTACCAAGGCCACTGAAAAAGTGGGCGGCACTTGTTGCACTCTATCGCCAACTTTTTTAGTATGCatgcagacatttaaaaataagtattgcCACCTTAAGTACCAATagactgaaatgtattttctaaaaACCAACAGTCAAATGGACTTAATTTAAAACTCTAGTTGTGCACCTAGACAGTAATTTAAGACATTGTAGCCAAAAAAGTAGGCTTTTTCCCACACAATGCCAGaatgcattgcataaaaatgttaaagggatactacaccccaaaatgaaaattgtgtcattaatcacttacccccatgtcgttccaaacttgtaaaagcttatttcgtcttcggaacacaatttaagatattttggatgaaaaccgggaggcctgtgactgttccgtagactgccaagtaagtagcagtgtcaaggtccagcaaaggtatgaaagtcatcatcagaatactccatctgccatcagacatgcaatctgggttatatgaagtgacaggaatactttttgtaagcaaagaaaacaaaaattgactttattcaacaattcctttgtcaacagtctcctctgtgtctctccatatcaccgtatgctgcgtatgctcttctgtgtcatccgcgccacaaggatgcgctgtttctacgtgtatttagctttgatttgaaagaaaacagcatatCCTTGaggtgtggatgatacagaagagcatacgcagtatacggtgatatggagagacacagaggagaccgttgacaaaggaattgttgaataaatcgCTTCATattacccagattgcacgtctgatggcagatggagtattctgaccacaactttaataccttttatggaccttcacactgttatttatttggcagtctatgggacattcacaggcctcccggttttcatccaaaatatcttaaattgtgttctgaagactaaTGGAGCTTTtccggtttggaacgacatgggggtaagtgattaatgacaaaattttcattttggggtggagtatccctttaagtgaaaaaatgtaaatgtttgaaaaggaattgcaaaaaaatcaacttaaatgGATTATTTCCTTTAATGTTAGTGTGCTGTGTATTTCTATGCTCATTAGAGTCTCATTTCGTTGGcttaacaacatattttttttgcgTTTTGGCTTATGAAGAGGTCCAAGTCAATCACTTTGGAGGGTCTATCAGGGTCAGGATGCTATGTAGGCAGTAGAAAGTTTGTGCAGCAGAGGTTATTATGAGCCTCTGTTTAGAGATACAGCTATACACAGCCAACAAGATAAAGACCTTCAGATGTGAAATGAACTttgtaactcaaaaaaaaaaaaaaaattcagactggAAGGGAagattataatacaaaatatcgGTTTGTTTTTACTCGAAAGGGGCCTGACCGTATTACCCGTACCATCGTAACGAAACACAATGCCTCCTCCTCGCACAATATGCATGTCAAACATGCTTTGATCTTCCTTGCGTAGACCGTATAGTAGGAAGCGTTTGATCTGATTTGATGTGATCAGTTTAAGCAGTATTACGAGctttctttatgtgtgtgtgtgtgtgtgtgtgcgtgtgttttggCGGTTAGTTCTACTCCGCTATGTTGAAATTTATTGggtaattttttatttgctttatcaCTCAATGTCATGACGTCAACCGAAGGGCTCTGACAGCGGCTTACAGAAAACAGGGCTGTTTTTTTGGCGGAAATATATAGGGGTGCTTACTTATCCCAGAACACTGTGGTGACTTTGGGCCCATATGATTTCAATGGAGTCACTGTGTGGTagactttgtttttttcttttgcagtaaCTTTTCCTCAACCAGATGGTGTCAACAGATGTCAGATGTCTTTGAGATGTGTTTCTGTTTCTAGAGTGACACACGCATACACCCACAGCCTTTCTCGCGAAGAATGGCCAGTCGCAAAAAAAcgcataaacacaaacatgagtGGGATGTTTGTATGTAAATTGTTGTAACTTTTCTTACTTTCCTTCCTCCCCTTTCCCCTTCTTTGTCCCGTCTTCAGTGCTTCAGGACGTTGTGCTGTAAAGGACCTCCCCCTCCCAGACCAGAATATGACGTGGTTTGTATCGGTCTGACGGGTTCTGGGAAGACCAGCCTGCTCTCCAGACTTTGCAGTGAGGCAACAGACAACATCGTCCCTACCACAGGTCAGCCCACCATCAAAGAGCAATACCAGACCCGtcctgcaaacacaaacacagatccTTGCACTTCCTCTTCGCCTTCAGATACGCTTTCCCTTGTATTGAGATTTTGCCTTGTGAATGTCTTTTGAGTGATTAAATCTCGGTCAGTGTAGCAATGAAGGTGTTTTAATGACTTCCTTTTATGAAATCCTCATGGCTGCGGTTGTTAATCTTGTTCAACTTTTATTTGCAGGTTTTAGCATTAAAGCGGTCCCGTTCCAGAATGCCATTTTAAATGTCAAGGAACTCGGAGGTAAATGCTCTCTGTTGTTCATGAGAATactgcttttatttcatttttttaatttatgggtcagtgacaaataataaaaaataacgacAATTAAAgtcttctaaaaatatttaaaacacacatgCCAAGTTCTTAGAAAATGATTCTTTAACcatcaaatgaaaatgataacaTTTTCCTCACAAAataatgtgagtgtgcacaatttaatatttaattgttttaaaatgtaaaacatgtttcatgaaatttgatatatttttcataaacagTTGTTCTTGGGGAGTCACACTACATGACATGCATTTGTCCAACAGACCTTGTGTCTTGTACTGAAAAGATCAAATCAATTGATAATGCAAGagacattgttattttattttttcttaaaatattttgtcatatacactgctattcaaaaatgtgtgtttttatgctcaccgaggctgcaattatttgatcaaaaatacagaaaaaactgaaaagttttgaaATACTGTTACAATTCAGCGTAACTgacttctattttaatatattttaaaatttaattattctcttgatgcaaagctgaattttcaacatcaatacttcagtcttcagtgtcacatgatccttcagaaatcattctaatatgctgatttcttatcatcaatgttgaaaactttttccatttttatggTAACTTGATGCATTTTTTAAGATTCATAGAGAAtgcaaaagaacagtatttatgtgaaatagaaaacttttttaagattatgaatgtctttactctcactgttgacgtttaatgtgtccttgctgaataaaaatcttacctacccttaacttttgaatagtagtgtaagAAGTGCATTCAAGTCATTGGATGTATGAGTAAATTAATCAGTCCAgacaaaaaatgtgcattatgtaATTGACCCATTAGCGAATATCTGCGGACGCATCTGTAACAACATTTTAAGCtgttatttcacaattatttcacATGTGATCTTTTGAAAAGTAAACTTTGGCAACACATCACCTGACATATCATGACGAATATGAATGTAATTGGACACAGATGTTACATGAGGGCCCGATCAGAAAGGACACAAACTCATTTCTTTGATGACTAATAGTTTTCTCTTCAAGGTAAATTGAGCCCCAGGAAGCGCCAGTGCTTGGATGCGGCACGCAAAGGAAATGTTTAAGATGTCACTCGCTCAATGAACCCAGAGCCATCTTGGCCCGAGTTTCCTTTTTCATATGAGTGATGGGCTGAGGCTTTGAATCTGTCTTTAAAATGAGTGAGTGATGACTAGAATAAGAGGGTGTTGAGGATGCAGGGAACCCGAGGGGAAGGGAGGGCTAGATAGGTGAGGAGAAAAAAATGCTGTAACTGAGATTAAAGAGGGACGTTTCCATTTAGGTTATGTGTATTGAAGCCTGTTATAGAAAAGCAGATGTCACCTTTTCAAAGGAATAggttccccaaaaatgaaaatactgaaaGTTTGGATGTCCTCCAACGTAATCACAGCTTTAAATTTTGACCTGTTGCTGACACAAAGCTTGGACCACAATTAAAGTTCTGTGccatttttccttctttttggaGTTTAAAGGCTCAAGTCCCCCTTAAGGGTGTAGCAATATATTGTGtcacaatatatcacaatacaaaaatgcaacaatatgTATCATGGAAAGTGacattacagtaataaatgttGAGGCAGATTtagtttaggttttgtttttacatataatCATTGATCAGTACACATAcaaagagcacatcaaatatggtaaacccAGAAGCTCAcacattttatgaattattagtcatcatttaataataaaaaacagttattaataaataaaaaacatttaaatatactttttaaatatatgtagtCATGAACAGAATGTCTTTCacataattctgtatttttagcTAAGTGGGAAAATGGCTTTATGGATAATGAACGACACTTTTTGTTAACTGTTTTGAATAtgaagtaatattttataaattttggcTTAGTTTGAAGTATCATCAGAGTGTCATATTGTGAATAGTATTGTGTATCATGACACAGCTGTGTTGTTCCAACCTTTATCCCCCTTCATTtttaactgcatggaaaagagcggccagcacattcttcaaaacttctctttttgtgttcctcagaagaaagtaaatgatgacaaatgttcatttttgggtgaactcatCCTTTAAAAGTGAATTCTTATTGGTGAGAAAAAGGCCACAATGGGAGATCGCCTTGAAATTAAAGAACCTCTGAATTCTCCTTGAAAACCGGTATAATTATGTCCAGTTTTCCTTTTAAGCACTTTGGAAACCTTTCCTCCAGACCTCCAACGAGTTCAGTTCAGTGTCAGGGGCCTGCGGAGCGCGACCTTATTCCCCAAAAAATATCAGTGTAGGGTTACGGCTGGGAAATTAACCTTGAACCTGACGCGGAAGGCTCATGTCACACTTTATTGATGGAGGTTGTGTGCCGGCTTGGCACGCCGGCTCTCCCACCGTTTACCGTTCTCACATGTTATTGCTTGGTCTGCCCGTCTGGCCTGTGTTTTGGGTCTGCGTGAGTGATGTCAGGAAGCCGGTAGACGTTCAAAGCGGAGTGCTGTCTGCGTGCATTTCCCATCAGTGTCACGATGACACCCTGTACGATCTGCCAGGCTGACAGACGCAACAGAGAAGGGAGCCCCACATGCTCACATTTACCATCTCGCAGCGACCATCTGAAAGCACTTAGCagactctctctctttgtgtctctGGACCACAGCCATGATGTAATGATTTCTGCGAAAATGTGCTTTAGTTGCATTATCACATGAGATTGTAATGCACAGGCCCATTGctgataaatgctgttttgttccGTCACATTGTTTTCGTCTTAATGCAcatgtttatgcatttgaaatgaaAGTAAACTGCTGCTTTTCAAGGCCCAAGACCTCCCAGCGTTTTGATTTTATATTCACAGCCAGTAGATGGAGACTCTGAGTAAAACTATACAAAAGTCAAGCCACAAAGAAAGTGTTGATGCACATTTGAGACTGATGGGATGTCGTGTTTTGGAAAAGCCAGGCCATATAGGAAAGAAATATCAGACTGAGTGATTATGCGTTAATAGTGCTTGGTAAAATGGCAACAGCAGATCAAACGCCTGTTAATTAGATGAGTCAGCCTCGGACATGGCCTGTCTGTGAGGATCCCAAATATTTATTGTGAGTCACAAATTGTCTAAACATctgcaaaaaacattattatttcctTGGCCAGCGTGTGCTATTGCTGTCAGGCTTGCATGTCAGTGGTTGGAAAGCTGTTCCCGAATTCCGCAATGGATAATACCTAATAAGAAATGGAAGTATTACATTGTGCATCATACACAGCGATGATATCGGGGAATCGAGCTCTGAAACTCAATCTGATAGGTGGAGTCTGTTCCAAACGTGAACCGAGACCTCTAGAACAGTTTTAGTGCTGATAATTTGGCGAGGCATGACTAAGAGCTCAATTTGTGGTGTGACAAAGGCTTAGAAGTTTGGAAGTGGAACCATTAAGCTTGCGTCCAGTGTGTTTAGCGAGGGCAAAAAAGGATCGCGCAGCTGTTTAGTGTCAAGCAAACAGCTTATACGTCTTGGCCGAACTTCAAGAGCTTTGAATAAAGCCGTCGATTACTGTCTGGCATTGATTTAAGACGCCACCTTATTTGGATagcattctgtttattatttcatGCCTCGAGatgaaaacagagaaataaagcTACTTTTTAGGACTCCTCGTCATAGGATATGATGCGCGCGAGGCATGCTAGTAATTAATAAGACAAATTCCATTTGGGAGACTCACTAGGACGAGAGGTATAGACAAACTGGTCTCTGTTTTTTCACGGTTAGGGTACAGGCCCCGCAGTGACTCACTTTAACCGAAGCCATGTTGCGCTTGTGTGTCTTGGTGGCCACATTTTTGTACCCCCAAATTGCTGTGCACAAAAGAAACCATATGTTCACTGTAAAAGTGGGCCCATTTGAACTGTGCTGTAGACTGGCCATCAGAaagaaaccattttaatatgcTCTCAGGGTCGACTTGTTGCGTTGAGCGCTCTTCATTTGGACACGGCTTTTCCCACAGGCCTCCCTGAGCGAGAGTGCGAGTTGGCATGTGTTCTTGAagtcataaaaatacataatgcaataTCCGCAATGATTTTTGAAAGGAGGTCAGGGTCCTCACCAAATGGATTCCAGCAATGTTCGAACCGATGCTGTGTCGAAACACGATGTAGTCCGTTTCCCGCTCAGTTGCCAGAAAGTTTCTCGTTGTGCTTTTTGTTTAGAGCTCTGCCTTGTTTTCGTCGTCTGATTTATGTCGGACAGGAAAACCACCTTTTTTCGGCAAAGGGGTTGATGTGTGTATTAAATGTTCTGACTTCCTCGCTGCGATCCTGATGGTGtgaatttgtgttttgtgttgcagGAGCGGATTCAATTAAAAAGTACTGGAGCCGGTACTACCAGGGCTCTCAGGGGGTGGTGTTTGTTTTGGACAGCGCTTCGTCGGAGGAGGACTTGGAGGTGGCGCGTATGGAGCTCCACTCTGCCCTGCAGCATCCGCAGCTCTGCACGCTTCCCTTCCTCATTCTGGCCAACCAGCAGGACAAACCTGCTGCCCGCTCTGTACAAGAGGTAACCTAATACTCGCTTAATACTTCCCTTCCTCACCCTGGCTAACCACCAAAACAAACCTGCCGCCCACTCTGTACGAGCCGTAACTTTACACTCGCTTAATACTTCCCATCATCGTATTTGCCAACCACTGGGACAAGCCTGCCGCCCCCTTTGTACTAAAACGAACCTAATACTCACTTTATACCTCCCATCATCATTATATACTGGTCATACACTCCATTCAAGAGTcatctcatgtcattccaaacctgtatgactcacTTTCTTCCGGGAAATGAAAGTCAGCGGGGTCCCAAACATGAAttacatgtataaaaaataaaaaaaaattttaaatatctgtttatgTTCATCATATATGTTCAGCAGGTTTCCTAAATCCAAAGTCCCTTTTAAGGCAAAATGTCGTCTGCCCTAGGCAGCTATTTCCAGTCATGCAGCTGCAGCTCATATATGCTTTAATCAGAATAGAACGAAATTTCCTCAAACTTTTGTAtcagtgtaacattaaaataacaatctGGCAACAATATCGTAAATTGTTTCTTTAGCTCAAATCACTCAAAAACACCCCCAAAAATGGATGCCTTTATGAAAACTGCACAGCGGGACCATAGCCCCcatatttaacattgtttttttcttgtttttgtaacttttaagtTGTGCACTCTTTAGCTCAATTTTGGCATGCTTTCATGGGCAAAAAATTATGGAACTTTTCACGTGAGGAACGTTTTAACCTTACATTAATTTCCTGATCTTGCTTTTTTTCTCCCACAGAATTTCAGCGAAgaatggtaaatgcaaccacatCTTTAGACCTTTGCTGATTTACAAAAATGTGTACCACTTTTGagatatttattgtaaatgttgaatgattatttcaccccaaaatgaaaattgtcatcagttactcaccctcatgtcgttccaaacctttacgaaatttgttcatctttgtaacacaaatgaagacatttttaaaccTTAGATAAATTTGAAACTTGAAACTCTTCAAAACATTCGTAAAGAGGTCAAAAAATGAATTGGAGATTGagccaagtcttctgaagagacgtGATAGGTTTATATgatgatttaatttaggcttttgaTCAGCGAGCGTAAACAGAAGCTCAACCACACTTTACTTGATGCACAAGAACAAAACGCATTGGTtctttcagtggagggacagaaatttctcagatttgattaaaaatatctttatttttcttcagatGATGAAAAAATCTgatgggtttggaaagacatgtttgtgagtttttgttttaggatttttgtttataatctgaccaaaaaaTTCCTCCATGtggttcactttcagaatgaaaattctttcatcatttactcaccccccacttgtaccaaacctgtatgagtttctttgttctgttgaacacaaaagaagatattctgaagaattttGGGATCTGAACAGTTGACGACTTCATGAcatcattgacttccatagtgttttttttttcctactatggaagtcaatggtgctcaTCAACTGTTTGGatcccaacattcttcagaatatcttcttttgtgttcagtagaagaaagaaactcatacaggtttggaacaagtggggggtgagtaaatggtgacagaattgtcattctgaaagtgaaccaCTCCTTTAAATGATAACAACATTAGGCAACACTCTGTCTGTTTCAGAGGATTCAATTGTTGTTTGCAAACACTGACAGGCCGCAAGACATTCTCCCACAGATCTGCAGCACCCAGCTTACCCACTTTCTCAGGCTTTCCTGACAATATGTCTTTGTATTGTTGGGAGCCCAAAACACTGGTGGTGTGGGGAAACACTACAGCTGTTGTCCCATCTCATAAGAGTGTATTCATTTTACCGATGACTGTATTTGAGATTCTTTCAAACATCATTTCAAAAGCAAGTGCCATCGAAATTAAGATGAATTGCTGGCCGCTGTTGGTAATAGCAAACAGTTGGAATGTGTGGCATGTCTCTGCTgtcacatttctattttaatggtCCTCTTGTCACTTTTATGTTTGGAGGATTGAGTTACTCAGCCTGTGCGTCTTTTCCTGAATGatttggtgtctgtgtgtgttactTGGCTGATACCAGTCGTGttggtttgtgtgtctgtgtgtgagcgtgCATGCACGCACATCTGCTCCGAGTGGAGAAATCGGTCCACGGGCTGCAGGGTATCACCCAATGCACAGAGAGCTAATTAACTGGCTGAGAAGTGGTCCTGAGTGAGCAGTAAATATCTGCCTTTGGAGAATAACACATCCCAGTTCACTGATGAGTGTCAAACGGGGCTTTTCAGTTGGCAGCGACACTAGCTCTCCTTGCTGGAGATACAACTTGGGTTACACAATATCGGTCCTGACCAgcttgttttccattaaattgcTCTCAATCGATTTCAGACTGGATCAGATCTCCTGAACCTCCTATGGgcattttttgaaagaagaaaagTTCCACAGTGCAG is a genomic window of Cyprinus carpio isolate SPL01 chromosome B10, ASM1834038v1, whole genome shotgun sequence containing:
- the arl15b gene encoding ADP-ribosylation factor-like protein 15 isoform X3 translates to MLDYCFRTLCCKGPPPPRPEYDVVCIGLTGSGKTSLLSRLCSEATDNIVPTTGFSIKAVPFQNAILNVKELGGADSIKKYWSRYYQGSQGVVFVLDSASSEEDLEVARMELHSALQHPQLCTLPFLILANQQDKPAARSVQEIKKYFELEPLARGKSWILEGSTVDNMDAVKEIFGQLIHLLEEKEHETGRI
- the arl15b gene encoding ADP-ribosylation factor-like protein 15 isoform X4 yields the protein MHSINTRVSFNSRLISGLLFSGDNSKKLSRNYMDYLCFRTLCCKGPPPPRPEYDVVCIGLTGSGKTSLLSRLCSEATDNIVPTTGFSIKAVPFQNAILNVKELGGADSIKKYWSRYYQGSQGVVFVLDSASSEEDLEVARMELHSALQHPQLCTLPFLILANQQDKPAARSVQENFSEEW
- the arl15b gene encoding ADP-ribosylation factor-like protein 15 isoform X1, which produces MHSINTRVSFNSRLISGLLFSGDNSKKLSRNYMDYLCFRTLCCKGPPPPRPEYDVVCIGLTGSGKTSLLSRLCSEATDNIVPTTGFSIKAVPFQNAILNVKELGGADSIKKYWSRYYQGSQGVVFVLDSASSEEDLEVARMELHSALQHPQLCTLPFLILANQQDKPAARSVQEIKKYFELEPLARGKSWILEGSTVDNMDAVKEIFGQLIHLLEEKEHETGRI
- the arl15b gene encoding ADP-ribosylation factor-like protein 15 isoform X2 — protein: MHSINTRVSFNSRLISGLLFSGDNSKKLSRNYMDYLCFRTLCCKGPPPPRPEYDVVCIGLTGSGKTSLLSRLCSEATDNIVPTTGADSIKKYWSRYYQGSQGVVFVLDSASSEEDLEVARMELHSALQHPQLCTLPFLILANQQDKPAARSVQEIKKYFELEPLARGKSWILEGSTVDNMDAVKEIFGQLIHLLEEKEHETGRI